The Nitrospirota bacterium genome contains a region encoding:
- a CDS encoding transcriptional regulator has product MPITKQFRKTILERAENDAEFRRHMLTEAVNELIGGDLNAGKSILRDYINATITFEGLANKLKKSSKSVHRMLGPRGNPRAENILEIIKLLQAHERVTLQVKVKRAA; this is encoded by the coding sequence ATGCCGATTACAAAACAATTTCGCAAAACAATTTTAGAGCGTGCTGAAAATGATGCTGAATTTCGCAGACATATGCTGACAGAGGCGGTGAATGAACTAATTGGTGGGGACCTTAATGCAGGGAAATCAATTCTGCGTGATTACATAAATGCGACGATTACATTTGAGGGACTGGCCAACAAACTCAAAAAATCAAGCAAGAGCGTTCATCGTATGTTGGGGCCTCGCGGCAATCCACGTGCTGAAAATATTCTTGAAATCATTAAACTCCTCCAGGCTCATGAACGTGTGACTCTACAAGTGAAAGTAAAAAGAGCTGCATAA
- a CDS encoding type II toxin-antitoxin system RelE/ParE family toxin has protein sequence MKVVEYLQNSVSVFEKWFNGLDAQAAAKVTTALYRLEQGNVSNVKSAGQGVSEFRIDFGPGYRIYFGREGNALVILLGGGSKKTQRGDIRKAQSLWAQYKTEKRKKK, from the coding sequence ATCAAAGTAGTCGAGTATCTGCAAAACAGCGTCTCTGTTTTTGAAAAGTGGTTCAATGGCCTTGATGCTCAAGCCGCAGCCAAGGTCACAACTGCTTTATACCGATTGGAGCAAGGCAATGTCTCTAACGTGAAATCAGCAGGGCAAGGAGTTTCGGAATTCAGGATTGATTTTGGCCCTGGATACAGGATTTATTTTGGGCGGGAGGGAAATGCGTTGGTTATTTTGCTTGGAGGAGGCTCGAAGAAAACCCAACGCGGAGACATTAGAAAAGCTCAGTCACTCTGGGCGCAATATAAGACAGAGAAGAGAAAGAAAAAATAA
- a CDS encoding 6-phosphofructokinase codes for MKRIGVITSGGDCGGLNAVIKGVAREAYDLGIESVVIPHGYAGLYNLVKLDDVVFLNAERVSKIEASLAGSEAGHSRVKISKIADPEKYERIKEGLRKFRIDALVISGGDDTGSVVVDLSQKGIPCVHVPKTMDLDLHPYSVGGDSAINRISVFARDLKTTGMSHNRILVIEVFGRYVGHTAFRGGIGAEADCILLPEIPVDFDVVYEHMKTTFFARIERSDVKAGTYIIVVAEGIKQASGEMLYDESIAPDAFGHRKLAGAGKYVRQQLEKRLKTDPAVKDFMERTGMFAPGVYEIPEVREVTPGHLVRSGHSSAFDVNFGYKAGAAAILLLKEGKFGVTVVEVEGNHIYYMRTEEAIVRREVDVKEIAIFESLGTCFGRKPEKYQYELVEQKGFIDRHL; via the coding sequence ATCAAGAGAATTGGCGTTATCACCAGCGGTGGAGACTGCGGAGGCCTGAATGCAGTCATTAAGGGGGTTGCACGGGAGGCATACGACCTGGGAATCGAATCCGTTGTCATTCCGCACGGCTATGCCGGTCTCTATAACCTTGTGAAACTCGATGATGTGGTATTCCTCAATGCAGAGCGCGTAAGCAAGATAGAGGCATCCCTTGCCGGTTCCGAGGCCGGGCATTCACGGGTGAAGATAAGCAAGATCGCTGACCCGGAGAAATATGAGCGGATCAAGGAAGGACTCAGAAAATTCAGGATCGATGCGCTTGTGATCAGCGGGGGTGACGATACCGGAAGCGTGGTGGTGGACCTCAGCCAGAAGGGAATCCCCTGCGTGCATGTCCCCAAGACGATGGACCTCGATCTTCATCCGTACAGTGTCGGAGGCGATTCCGCGATCAACAGGATTTCGGTATTTGCAAGGGACTTAAAGACTACGGGAATGAGCCACAACCGCATTCTTGTCATAGAGGTATTCGGAAGGTATGTCGGTCATACTGCGTTCAGGGGCGGGATAGGAGCTGAGGCAGATTGTATCCTCCTGCCGGAAATCCCCGTTGATTTTGATGTGGTCTATGAGCATATGAAAACCACGTTTTTTGCACGCATCGAAAGGAGCGATGTAAAGGCCGGCACATACATTATCGTCGTGGCAGAGGGCATAAAGCAGGCAAGCGGGGAAATGCTCTACGATGAGTCCATCGCCCCTGATGCGTTCGGACACCGCAAGCTTGCGGGAGCCGGGAAGTATGTGCGGCAGCAGCTCGAGAAAAGACTGAAGACAGATCCTGCGGTGAAAGATTTTATGGAGCGGACAGGGATGTTCGCGCCGGGGGTCTATGAAATCCCGGAAGTGAGGGAAGTTACCCCGGGACATCTTGTGAGATCCGGACATTCTTCTGCCTTTGACGTGAATTTCGGGTACAAGGCAGGGGCTGCAGCCATACTGCTCCTGAAGGAAGGGAAATTCGGGGTGACGGTGGTTGAAGTGGAAGGAAACCATATCTACTATATGCGGACCGAAGAAGCGATTGTGCGGAGAGAAGTTGACGTGAAGGAGATCGCAATTTTTGAGAGCCTCGGCACGTGCTTCGGGAGAAAACCCGAAAAATACCAGTACGAGCTTGTTGAACAGAAAGGGTTTATCGACCGGCATCTGTAA